In Saccharomyces eubayanus strain FM1318 chromosome XV, whole genome shotgun sequence, a single window of DNA contains:
- the ADH1 gene encoding alcohol dehydrogenase ADH1 has protein sequence MSIPKTQKGVIFYESHGKLEYKDIPVPTPKANELLINVKYSGVCHTDLHAWHGDWPLPVKLPLVGGHEGAGVVVAMGENVKGWNIGDYAGIKWLNGSCMACEYCELGNESNCPHADLSGYTHDGSFQQYATADSVQAAHIPKGTDLAECAPVLCAGITVYKALKSANLSAGQWVAISGAAGGLGSLAVQYAKAMGYRVVGIDGGEGKEELFRSIGGEVFIDFTTEKDIVGAVIKATDGGAHGIINVSVSEAAIEASTRYCRANGTTVLVGMPAGAKCCSDVFNQVVKSISIVGSYVGNRADTREALDFFARGLVKSPIKVVGLSTLPEIYEKMEKGQIVGRYVVDTSK, from the coding sequence ATGTCTATCccaaaaactcaaaaagGTGTTATCTTCTACGAATCCCACGGTAAGTTGGAATACAAAGATATTCCAGTCCCAACCCCAAAGGCCAACGAATTGTTGATCAACGTCAAGTACTCCGGTGTCTGTCACACTGACTTGCACGCTTGGCACGGTGACTGGCCTTTGCCAGTCAAGCTACCATTAGTTGGTGGTCACGAAGGTGCCGGTGTCGTTGTCGCCATGGGTGAAAACGTCAAGGGCTGGAACATCGGTGACTACGCCGGTATTAAGTGGTTGAACGGTTCTTGTATGGCCTGTGAATACTGTGAATTGGGTAACGAATCCAACTGTCCTCACGCTGACTTGTCTGGTTACACCCACGACGGTTCTTTCCAACAATACGCTACCGCTGACTCCGTCCAAGCCGCTCACATTCCAAAGGGTACTGACTTGGCTGAATGTGCTCCAGTCTTGTGTGCTGGTATCACTGTCTACAAGGCTTTGAAGTCCGCTAACTTGTCTGCCGGCCAATGGGTTGCCATTTCCGGTGCTGCTGGTGGTCTAGGTTCTTTGGCTGTCCAATACGCCAAGGCCATGGGTTACAGAGTCGTCGGTATTGACGGTGGTGAAGGTAAGGAAGAATTATTCAGATCCATTGGTGGTGAAGTTTTCATCGATTTCACTACTGAAAAGGACATTGTCGGTGCCGTCATCAAGGCCACTGACGGTGGTGCTCACGGTATCATCAACGTTTCCGTTTCCGAAGCCGCCATCGAAGCTTCTACCAGATACTGTAGAGCTAACGGTACCACCGTTTTGGTCGGTATGCCAGCCGGTGCTAAGTGTTGTTCTGATGTCTTCAACCAAGTCGTCAAGTCCATCTCCATTGTCGGTTCTTACGTCGGTAACAGAGCTGACACCAGAGAAGCTTTGGACTTCTTCGCCAGAGGTTTGGTCAAGTCTCCAATCAAGGTTGTCGGTTTGTCTACCTTGCCAGAAATTTACGAAAAGATGGAAAAGGGTCAAATCGTCGGTAGATACGTTGTTGACACTTCTAAATAA
- the PHM7 gene encoding Phm7p, which produces MADSTPKASSTSAFVTALIFNGIVAIIFVWLFILLRPKNRRVYEPRSLKDVQTIPEEERTEPVPAGYMEWVHYLLSKPHSFLIQHTSVDGYFLLRYIGIVGSVSFVACVCILPILLPVNATNGNNMEGFDLLSFSNVTNKNRFYAHVFLSWLFFGLVIYVIYKELYYYVVFRHAMQTTPLYDGLLSSRTVIITELDKDIAQEGEMQMRFPKASNVVFAYELSDLEKLCQERAKNAAKYEAALNKVLNKCMKMTTNKTQEQLDKLYNNGTKPKDDLETYVPHKKRPKHRLGKLPLCLGGKKVSTLSYSSKRVGELNEEIHEKQADWASNDRLPACFIQFDSQLEAQRCFQSADAILGTKHFGKRLIGYSPEDINWEAMSLTSKERHSKRTLANAILVLLIIFWAIPVAVVGCISNVNYLTEKVHFLRFINNMPDVLMGIITGLAPSIALAILMSLVPPIIIKLGKLSGCVTAQDSDLYCQAWYYAFQVIQVFLITTATSSASSTVDAIIKNPSSAMTLLASNLPKSSNFYITYFLLQGLTVPSGILFQVVNLVLSKILGRFLDSTPRQKWNRYNILGTPKLGVIYPTIEVLVCIYICYSIIAPILLFFSTFTMILLYVAYLYNLNYVLGFSFDLKGRNYPRALFQIFVGLYLSEICLLGLFIMAKTWGPLVLEVVCIVVTALAHIHMKRKFLPLIDVVPLSAIRYARGESGYAYPSSDLGAQEVKNIADEMRNDYENDDTHGILSPATKDDLKKANLLPEDDNNSENSAPSNPFESGSEERSEHNSSSRFNGEADSVNKKKNDPIIKKSNTISSSTKDKDNNGIGNESTFVPEDEKFRKFQYSDVEALRNNRPYDDDDQSRHGPEGAVPVNADAGVIYGNAGAVMKEPQAFPPDVLETNTWSQRIALFFNPRKSYPFDEVRTRLPHVFNTSIEYDEEYLNTAYTDPCVREKDPIVWCCKDPLGVSKQQIQEAGSEGLDVRDDFTRYDEKGKAMFTYNPPDYEPEAKK; this is translated from the coding sequence ATGGCTGATAGTACTCCAAAAGCATCGTCGACTTCGGCGTTTGTTACGGCGCTGATTTTCAACGGCATCGTCGCTATTATATTCGTGTGGCTTTTTATATTATTGCGGCCCAAAAACAGAAGGGTCTACGAGCCGCGGTCCCTTAAAGACGTGCAGACCATCCCGGAGGAAGAACGGACAGAGCCTGTGCCCGCCGGGTACATGGAGTGGGTTCATTACTTGCTCTCCAAGCCACATTCGTTCTTGATCCAGCATACCAGCGTGGACGGGTACTTTCTGCTGCGGTACATCGGGATCGTCGGGTCGGTTTCGTTTGTGGCGTGCGTGTGTATTCTGCCCATTCTGCTGCCCGTGAACGCGACCAACGGTAACAACATGGAGGGTTTCGATCTGCTTTCGTTTTCGAACGTCACGAACAAGAACCGGTTCTACGCGCACGTTTTCCTGTCGTGGCTCTTTTTCGGGCTGGTCATCTACGTTATCTACAAGGAGCTGTACTACTACGTTGTATTCAGACATGCGATGCAGACCACGCCGCTCTACGACGGGTTGCTTTCCTCTCGGACGGTCATCATCACCGAGCTGGATAAGGACATTGCGCAGGAAGGTGAGATGCAGATGCGTTTCCCCAAGGCGTCCAACGTGGTGTTTGCGTACGAACTTTCGGACCTGGAGAAACTGTGCCAGGAGAGAGCCAAGAACGCGGCCAAGTACGAGGCCGCGTTGAACAAGGTCCTGAACAAGTGCATGAAAATGACCACCAACAAGACGCAGGAGCAGCTGGACAAGCTGTACAATAACGGCACCAAGCCCAAGGACGACTTGGAGACCTACGTTCCACACAAGAAACGGCCCAAGCACCGTTTGGGCAAGTTGCCGCTCTGTCTGGGCGGCAAAAAAGTCAGCACGCTTTCCTACTCTAGTAAGAGGGTCGGTGAACTGAACGAAGAAATCCACGAAAAGCAGGCCGACTGGGCCAGTAACGACAGGCTCCCCGCGTGCTTCATCCAGTTCGACTCCCAATTGGAAGCGCAGAGGTGTTTCCAATCCGCGGACGCCATTTTGGGCACGAAGCATTTTGGTAAGCGCCTCATCGGTTACTCCCCCGAAGACATCAATTGGGAGGCCATGAGTCTCACTTCCAAAGAGAGGCACTCCAAGAGGACTTTGGCTAACGCCATTCTGGTCTTGTTGATTATCTTCTGGGCCATCCCCGTCGCCGTCGTCGGGTGTATTTCCAACGTTAACTATCTTACCGAGAAAGTTCATTTCTTACGTTTCATCAACAACATGCCCGATGTTCTGATGGGTATTATCACCGGTTTGGCGCCCTCTATTGCGCTGGCCATCCTGATGTCGCTGGTTCCGCccatcatcatcaagcTCGGGAAACTGAGCGGTTGTGTCACTGCGCAGGACTCAGATCTGTATTGTCAGGCCTGGTACTACGCATTCCAAGTCATTCAAGTCTTTTTGATCACCACCGCCACCTCCTCCGCGTCCTCCACCGTTGATGCGATCATCAAGAATCCAAGCTCTGCGATGACGCTACTGGCAAGTAACCTGCCCAAGTCGTCCAATTTCTACATCACGTATTTCCTACTGCAAGGTTTGACAGTGCCCTCTGGTATACTTTTCCAAGTGGTCAATTTGGTGTTGAGCAAAATATTGGGCAGATTCCTTGACTCTACCCCTAGACAGAAATGGAACCGTTACAACATTCTGGGCACCCCCAAATTGGGTGTCATATACCCCACCATCGAGGTCCTTGTGTGCATCTACATTTGTTACTCGATCATCGCTCCTATTCTGCTGTTTTTCAGTACCTTTACGATGATTCTTCTGTATGTGGCGTACTTGTACAACTTGAACTACGTTCTAGGGTTCTCGTTCGATCTTAAGGGTCGCAATTACCCAAGAGCCCTTTTCCAGATCTTTGTCGGTCTCTACCTAAGTGAAATATGTTTGCTTGGTTTGTTCATCATGGCCAAGACCTGGGGTCCTCTGGTCTTGGAAGTGGTCTGCATCGTCGTTACCGCCCTGGCTCACATCCAcatgaaaaggaaatttttGCCATTGATTGACGTGGTCCCCCTGAGCGCCATTAGATACGCGAGAGGTGAATCCGGCTACGCCTACCCCTCCTCGGATTTGGGTGCTCaagaagtgaaaaatatcgCTGATGAAATGAGGAACGATTACGAGAACGATGACACTCATGGTATTTTGTCACCCGCTACCAAGGatgacttgaaaaaggcCAATCTACTACCTGAGGATGACAACAATTCAGAGAACAGTGCTCCAAGTAATCCGTTCGAATCTGGttctgaagaaagaagtgAACACAACTCATCTTCCAGATTCAACGGGGAAGCCGACTCCgtcaacaagaaaaagaacgaTCCCATCATCAAAAAGTCAAACactatttcttcttccaccaAAGACAAGGATAATAACGGGATCGGAAATGAGTCGACTTTTGTTCCagaagacgaaaaattcCGTAAGTTCCAATACAGTGATGTGGAGGCTCTAAGAAACAACCGTCCAtatgacgacgacgatcAAAGCCGTCATGGACCCGAAGGGGCTGTGCCAGTCAATGCAGATGCGGGTGTTATTTACGGCAACGCAGGTGCCGTGATGAAGGAGCCTCAGGCATTCCCACCAGATGTCTTGGAAACTAACACATGGTCGCAGAGAATTGCACTATTTTTCAATCCAAGGAAGTCGTATCCGTTTGACGAGGTCAGAACGAGGCTCCCACATGTTTTCAACACTAGTATCGAATACGATGAAGAGTATTTGAACACCGCATACACCGATCCTTGTGTTAGAGAAAAGGATCCTATTGTGTGGTGTTGCAAGGACCCATTAGGTGTTTCCAAGCAACAGATTCAAGAAGCCGGATCCGAAGGCTTGGATGTGAGAGACGACTTTACAAGATATGATGAAAAAGGTAAGGCCATGTTCACTTACAATCCTCCTGACTATGAGCCTGAAGCCAAGAAGTAA
- the MHF1 gene encoding Mhf1p, with protein MNEDSDRAQLKARLWVHVETRLQQALCSQDAKYTPRFINSLLELAYLQLGEMGSDLQAFAEHAGRDVVDRSDLMLYLRKQPELQEQVQQDEKTRTT; from the coding sequence ATGAATGAGGATAGCGACAGGGCTCAGTTGAAAGCCAGACTGTGGGTCCACGTAGAGACACGACTACAACAGGCTCTGTGCTCCCAGGATGCCAAATACACACCGAGATTCATCAACTCTTTGTTAGAACTAGCGTATTTACAGCTAGGGGAGATGGGGAGCGACTTACAGGCATTCGCGGAGCACGCTGGCCGAGATGTGGTCGACAGGAGCGATCTGATGCTGTACCTGAGGAAGCAGCCGGAATTGCAAGAGCAAGTTCAACAAGACGAGAAAACCAGAACTACTTGA